A genomic segment from Micromonospora echinaurantiaca encodes:
- a CDS encoding helix-turn-helix domain-containing protein, translated as MLDVIGLTVDEEELYRCLVQLTVARVDELARRLRRPRAEVVAQLAALRGKGLVLPTGPDPDGPLRPLAPDVALGEALLRRQEALEAARVAVTRLTEEYRAGLRRHDADHLVEVITGAGVLRERLRDLQNSARDEVLWFCRANPLAMSGEENLEEFDALARGVRYRAIYEREMLLEPGALADVERGVRAGEQARVLDRLPVRLAIVDARTAVCPLVPDRDSGEPTAAVIGSSQLLDALIALFESHWRVAIPLRSATAPAGDDADGYQPDADEVRLLSLFVAGVPDKSIASQLGVSRRTVQRRLADLMTAAGVDTRPGLAYQAARRGWL; from the coding sequence GTGTTGGACGTGATCGGCCTGACCGTGGACGAGGAGGAGCTGTACCGCTGCCTCGTCCAGCTCACCGTGGCCCGGGTCGACGAGCTGGCCCGGCGGCTGCGCCGCCCGCGCGCCGAGGTCGTCGCCCAGCTGGCCGCCCTGCGCGGCAAGGGGTTGGTGCTGCCGACCGGGCCCGACCCGGACGGGCCGCTGCGGCCGCTGGCGCCCGACGTCGCGCTCGGCGAGGCGCTGCTGCGCCGGCAGGAGGCGCTGGAGGCGGCCCGGGTGGCGGTCACCCGGCTGACCGAGGAGTACCGCGCCGGCCTGCGCCGACACGACGCCGACCACCTGGTCGAGGTGATCACCGGGGCCGGGGTGCTCCGGGAACGGCTGCGCGACCTGCAGAACTCGGCGCGCGACGAGGTGCTGTGGTTCTGCCGGGCCAACCCGCTGGCGATGTCGGGCGAGGAGAACCTCGAGGAGTTCGACGCGCTGGCGCGCGGGGTGCGCTACCGGGCCATCTACGAGCGGGAGATGCTCCTCGAACCGGGCGCGCTGGCCGACGTGGAGCGGGGGGTCCGGGCCGGCGAACAGGCCCGGGTGCTGGACCGGTTACCGGTCCGGCTGGCCATCGTGGACGCCCGGACGGCGGTCTGCCCGCTGGTGCCCGACCGGGACAGCGGCGAGCCGACCGCCGCGGTGATCGGCAGCAGCCAACTGCTCGACGCGCTGATCGCCCTCTTCGAGAGCCACTGGCGGGTGGCGATCCCGCTGCGGTCGGCCACCGCGCCGGCCGGTGACGACGCCGACGGTTACCAGCCGGACGCCGACGAGGTGCGGCTGCTCTCGCTCTTCGTGGCCGGGGTGCCGGACAAGTCCATCGCCTCCCAGCTCGGGGTGAGCCGGCGTACCGTGCAGCGCCGGCTGGCCGACCTGATGACGGCCGCCGGGGTGGACACCCGCCCGGGGTTGGCCTACCAGGCCGCCCGGCGCGGCTGGCTCTGA
- a CDS encoding S8 family serine peptidase: MHWPPRWLAAGAVGALVVGLAAPASAAPPDRPTGPTPGTPAPGGAAPVRITLITGDQVELSSAAPGRVAATVRPGPGRERVTFQTIEVDGGVRVLPSDVVPYLSAGVLDPDLFDVHELAADGYGDADQGALPLIVRYQEPAAGRVRPLAGATGARPLESINGASLRVGKGDLGGLWTALRAAPAARTAADGPARLGAGIAQVWLDGRVRPALEHSVPQVGAPTAWAAGRDGAGVRVAVLDTGADADHPDLAGRIAESQDFSGTGSARDGHGHGTHVAATIAGSGAASDGLRKGVAPGARLLVGKVLDDGGSGYESAIIAGMEWAVHSGAKVVNMSLGGGPTDGTDPMSEALNDLTAQTGALFVVAAGNEGAARTVGAPGAANAALTVGAVDRADQLADFSSRGPRIGDSGLKPEITAPGVGIVAARAAGTGMGTPVGEAYTGASGTSMATPHVAGAAAILAQEHPDWTAGQLKDALVSTAKGNPELTVYEQGGGRVDVPRALSQRVYGSATADFGRLTGDAAAERTVTYTNGTAAAQTLRLGLELRNLDSGAAETDGVSVGAAEVTVPAGGSVAVPLRADPAKLDRGPHGGWLVATGADGVTVRTAVGFTLSGPQHTVTLRALGITGQPGPAPVITLFGEHPESDRLLYTFGGDVQVQVEEGPYLLQALIEHGAPLDEQITLVTDPELTVDRDLTVLLDPRKGTPVRIETPKPAEQRAAISFYEHRVFGNGRQVDHGVMTFSTIQQVNVTPTRPVSRGEFEFSSRWQLVKPMVDATVSKVAGPLDINLLHQSPAPTGRRKLPLVWAGTGSAAELARARGAAALLTADPERSEEEQVAAAAAAGVAVVLIVRPADWSAWTVWNPVGDRLPVPAMVVAYDDGQPMIAAARTGRATLDLTLTVDSPYLYDVFQVSRGRVPERIVHKVTAANTAEVTTRYADTGGLDWTKEQRFGWRPWQEYSWNDDQRIARSGSTRQEWVSAGDSWWQHRVMHRLTWSSWGRLLGGLTQQPRRYTGTDRDTETWHGPVVRPAVPAAGAPVPRRTGDTLDLRVAEFVDADGHFGVAGTSEEQDVVEARLSRDGQQIADFSGGWAPVATTPQAARYRLDLTTRRSSEEWRWATRTETSWQFGSARPAGDAARPLSLLQVDYQVPAGLRGEVSGRHGHRIGLTLRQPAGVPAPKGTSLRVEVSLDSGATWRSVSVRGSGTRYTALVPAGTGAVSLRVHAADRAGNVVDQTVIDAYGLR; the protein is encoded by the coding sequence ATGCACTGGCCCCCACGCTGGCTCGCCGCCGGCGCGGTCGGCGCGCTGGTGGTCGGACTCGCCGCCCCGGCGTCCGCCGCCCCGCCCGACCGACCCACCGGCCCGACCCCGGGCACACCCGCCCCGGGCGGCGCCGCGCCCGTCCGGATCACCCTGATCACCGGTGACCAGGTCGAGCTGTCCTCGGCCGCACCCGGCCGGGTGGCCGCCACCGTCCGCCCCGGCCCCGGCCGCGAGCGGGTCACCTTCCAGACCATCGAGGTCGACGGCGGGGTGCGGGTGCTGCCCAGCGACGTCGTGCCGTACCTCTCCGCCGGGGTGCTCGACCCGGACCTCTTCGACGTGCATGAGTTGGCCGCGGACGGCTACGGCGACGCCGACCAGGGCGCGTTGCCGCTGATCGTGCGTTACCAGGAGCCGGCCGCCGGTCGGGTCCGCCCGCTCGCCGGGGCCACCGGCGCGCGGCCGCTGGAGAGCATCAACGGCGCCTCCCTGCGGGTCGGCAAGGGCGACCTCGGTGGCCTGTGGACCGCGCTGCGGGCCGCGCCGGCCGCCCGTACCGCCGCCGACGGCCCGGCCCGGCTCGGCGCCGGCATCGCCCAGGTCTGGCTGGACGGACGAGTCCGCCCGGCGCTGGAGCACAGCGTGCCGCAGGTCGGCGCGCCGACGGCCTGGGCCGCCGGCCGGGACGGCGCCGGGGTGCGGGTCGCGGTGCTCGACACCGGCGCCGACGCCGACCACCCGGACCTGGCCGGCCGGATCGCCGAGAGCCAGGACTTCTCCGGCACCGGGAGCGCCCGCGACGGGCACGGCCACGGCACCCACGTGGCGGCCACCATCGCCGGCAGCGGCGCGGCCTCGGACGGGCTGCGCAAGGGCGTGGCACCCGGCGCGCGGCTGCTCGTCGGCAAGGTGCTCGACGACGGCGGCAGCGGCTACGAGTCGGCGATCATCGCGGGCATGGAGTGGGCCGTGCACTCCGGCGCGAAGGTGGTCAACATGAGCCTCGGCGGCGGCCCCACCGACGGCACCGACCCGATGAGCGAGGCGCTCAACGACCTGACCGCGCAGACCGGGGCGCTCTTCGTGGTCGCCGCCGGCAACGAGGGCGCGGCCCGCACCGTCGGCGCCCCGGGCGCGGCGAACGCGGCGCTCACCGTCGGCGCGGTGGACCGCGCCGACCAGCTGGCCGACTTCTCCAGCCGTGGCCCCCGGATCGGCGACAGCGGCCTGAAGCCGGAGATCACCGCGCCGGGCGTCGGCATCGTCGCCGCCCGGGCCGCCGGCACCGGCATGGGCACCCCGGTGGGGGAGGCGTACACGGGAGCGTCCGGCACGTCGATGGCCACCCCGCACGTGGCCGGCGCGGCCGCCATCCTCGCCCAGGAGCATCCGGACTGGACCGCCGGGCAGCTCAAGGACGCGCTGGTCAGCACCGCGAAGGGCAACCCCGAGCTGACCGTCTACGAGCAGGGCGGCGGCCGGGTCGACGTGCCCCGGGCGCTGAGCCAGCGGGTGTACGGCTCGGCCACCGCCGACTTCGGCCGGCTGACCGGCGACGCGGCCGCCGAGCGGACCGTCACGTACACCAACGGCACCGCGGCGGCGCAGACCCTGCGGCTGGGCCTGGAGTTGCGCAACCTGGACAGCGGCGCGGCCGAGACCGACGGCGTGTCCGTCGGCGCGGCCGAGGTGACCGTGCCGGCCGGCGGCAGCGTCGCCGTGCCGCTGCGGGCCGACCCGGCCAAGCTGGACCGCGGCCCGCACGGCGGCTGGCTGGTGGCGACCGGCGCGGACGGCGTGACGGTACGGACCGCCGTCGGGTTCACCCTCAGCGGCCCGCAGCACACCGTGACCCTCCGCGCGCTGGGCATCACCGGACAGCCCGGCCCGGCGCCGGTCATCACCCTCTTCGGCGAGCACCCCGAGTCGGACCGGCTGCTCTACACCTTCGGCGGCGACGTACAGGTGCAGGTCGAGGAGGGGCCGTACCTGCTCCAGGCGCTGATCGAGCACGGCGCCCCGCTGGACGAGCAGATCACCCTGGTCACCGACCCGGAGCTGACGGTCGACCGGGACCTCACCGTGCTGCTCGACCCGCGCAAGGGCACACCGGTGCGGATCGAGACGCCGAAGCCGGCGGAGCAGCGCGCGGCGATCAGCTTCTACGAGCACCGCGTCTTCGGCAACGGCCGGCAGGTCGACCACGGCGTGATGACGTTCAGCACGATCCAGCAGGTGAACGTGACCCCGACCCGCCCGGTCAGCCGCGGCGAGTTCGAGTTCTCCTCCCGCTGGCAGCTGGTCAAGCCGATGGTGGACGCCACGGTCAGCAAGGTGGCCGGCCCGCTGGACATCAACCTGCTGCACCAGTCCCCGGCCCCCACCGGGCGGCGGAAGCTGCCGCTGGTCTGGGCCGGCACCGGCAGCGCCGCCGAACTGGCCCGGGCCCGGGGCGCCGCCGCGCTGCTCACCGCCGACCCGGAGCGCTCGGAGGAGGAGCAGGTCGCCGCGGCCGCCGCGGCCGGCGTGGCGGTGGTGCTCATCGTCCGCCCGGCGGACTGGAGCGCGTGGACGGTCTGGAACCCGGTCGGCGACCGGCTGCCCGTCCCGGCCATGGTGGTCGCGTACGACGACGGCCAGCCGATGATCGCGGCGGCCCGCACCGGGCGCGCGACGCTGGACCTCACGCTGACCGTGGACAGCCCCTACCTGTACGACGTGTTCCAGGTGTCGAGGGGCCGGGTGCCGGAGCGGATCGTGCACAAGGTGACCGCGGCGAACACCGCCGAGGTGACCACGCGCTACGCCGACACCGGCGGGCTGGACTGGACCAAGGAGCAGCGGTTCGGCTGGCGTCCCTGGCAGGAGTACTCCTGGAACGACGACCAGCGGATCGCGCGCAGCGGCAGCACCCGGCAGGAGTGGGTGAGCGCCGGCGACTCGTGGTGGCAGCACCGGGTGATGCACCGGCTCACCTGGTCGAGCTGGGGTCGGCTGCTCGGCGGGCTGACCCAGCAGCCGCGCCGGTACACCGGCACCGACCGGGACACCGAGACCTGGCACGGGCCGGTGGTTCGGCCGGCCGTGCCGGCCGCCGGCGCCCCGGTGCCGCGACGCACCGGGGACACCCTGGACCTGCGGGTCGCCGAGTTCGTCGACGCCGACGGGCACTTCGGCGTCGCCGGCACCAGCGAGGAGCAGGACGTGGTCGAGGCCCGGCTCAGCCGGGACGGGCAGCAGATCGCCGACTTCAGCGGCGGCTGGGCGCCGGTGGCCACCACCCCGCAGGCCGCCCGTTACCGGCTTGACCTGACCACCCGCCGCTCGTCGGAGGAGTGGCGCTGGGCCACCCGGACCGAGACGAGCTGGCAGTTCGGCTCGGCCCGGCCGGCCGGCGACGCGGCGCGGCCGTTGTCGCTGCTGCAGGTGGACTACCAGGTGCCGGCCGGCCTGCGCGGCGAGGTGTCCGGCCGGCACGGGCACCGGATCGGTCTGACGCTGCGCCAGCCGGCCGGCGTACCGGCGCCGAAGGGCACCAGCCTGCGGGTGGAGGTGTCCCTCGACTCCGGCGCGACCTGGCGGTCGGTGTCGGTGCGCGGCTCGGGCACCCGCTACACCGCGCTGGTGCCGGCGGGCACGGGAGCGGTGTCACTGCGGGTGCACGCCGCCGACCGCGCCGGCAACGTCGTCGACCAGACCGTGATCGACGCGTACGGCCTGCGCTGA
- a CDS encoding NAD kinase — MSRTALLVTHTGRRRSTEHARAVAADLIAAGFEVRVVAEEADDLDLPGVIPVTGPKAAEGAEIVFALGGDGTFLRAAELARPAKVPLLGINLGKVGFLAEAEIDDLDSAVRDVVGRNYTVDERLTLDVTAEFDGGPTIESWALNEISVEKGERAQMLELLVDVDGRPLSRYGCDGVVCATPTGSTAYAFSGGGPVVWPEVEALLLVPISAHALFSRPLVTAPTSTFAITVDPFTTLAVLSCDGRRVYDLPPGARVTVRRGALPVRIVRLRARPFTDRLVAKFGLPVHGWRGSRR; from the coding sequence GTGAGCCGGACCGCCCTGCTGGTGACGCACACCGGCCGCCGGCGCAGCACCGAGCACGCCCGGGCGGTGGCGGCCGACCTGATCGCGGCCGGCTTCGAGGTGCGGGTGGTCGCCGAGGAGGCCGACGACCTCGACCTGCCCGGGGTGATCCCGGTGACCGGCCCGAAGGCCGCCGAGGGCGCCGAGATCGTCTTCGCCCTCGGCGGGGACGGCACCTTCCTGCGCGCCGCCGAGCTGGCCCGGCCGGCGAAGGTGCCGCTGCTCGGCATCAACCTCGGCAAGGTCGGCTTCCTGGCCGAGGCCGAGATCGACGACCTGGACAGCGCGGTACGCGACGTGGTCGGCCGGAACTACACGGTGGACGAACGGCTCACCCTGGACGTCACCGCCGAGTTCGACGGTGGCCCGACCATCGAGTCCTGGGCGCTCAACGAGATCAGCGTCGAGAAGGGCGAGCGGGCCCAGATGCTCGAACTGCTCGTCGACGTGGACGGTCGGCCGCTGTCCCGCTACGGCTGCGACGGCGTGGTCTGCGCGACCCCCACCGGCTCCACCGCGTACGCGTTCTCGGGCGGAGGGCCGGTGGTCTGGCCGGAGGTGGAGGCGCTGCTGCTGGTGCCGATCAGCGCGCACGCGCTGTTCAGCCGCCCGCTGGTCACCGCGCCCACCTCCACCTTCGCGATCACCGTCGACCCGTTCACCACCCTGGCGGTGCTCAGCTGCGACGGCCGGCGGGTCTACGACCTGCCGCCCGGGGCCCGGGTGACGGTGCGGCGCGGGGCGCTGCCGGTGCGCATCGTCCGGCTGCGGGCCCGCCCCTTCACCGACCGGTTGGTGGCCAAGTTCGGGCTGCCCGTGCACGGTTGGCGCGGCTCCCGCCGCTGA
- a CDS encoding TlyA family RNA methyltransferase, which translates to MARRNRLDAELVRRGLARSREQAAALVEAGRVQLRGVPARKAAAMVDPADPLLVTGEDPSSEYVSRGGHKLAGALAAFGPGLRVAGRRCLDAGASTGGFTDVLLRAGAAEVVAVDVGYGQLAWPLRNDARVHVFERTNVRTLTPEAIGGPVELTVADLSFISLRLVLPALAGCTGADGDLALMVKPQFEVGKERVGAGGVVRDPALRAEAVLDVAAAAAQLGLGLADVAASPLPGPSGNVEFFVWLRRDAPPADPERVRAVVAAGPGGPAASGDVPDAATEEVAG; encoded by the coding sequence ATGGCACGTCGTAACCGGCTGGACGCCGAACTCGTCCGCCGCGGTCTGGCCCGCTCGCGCGAGCAGGCCGCCGCGTTGGTGGAGGCCGGCCGGGTGCAGCTGCGCGGGGTGCCGGCCCGCAAGGCCGCCGCGATGGTGGACCCGGCCGACCCGCTGCTGGTCACCGGCGAGGACCCCAGCTCGGAGTACGTCTCCCGGGGCGGGCACAAGCTGGCCGGCGCGCTGGCCGCGTTCGGCCCGGGGCTGCGGGTGGCCGGCCGCCGCTGTCTGGACGCCGGCGCCTCCACCGGCGGCTTCACCGACGTGCTGCTGCGCGCCGGCGCGGCCGAGGTGGTCGCCGTCGACGTCGGGTACGGCCAGCTCGCCTGGCCGCTGCGCAACGACGCCCGGGTGCACGTCTTCGAGCGCACCAACGTCCGTACGCTCACCCCGGAGGCCATCGGCGGGCCCGTCGAGCTGACCGTGGCCGACCTGTCGTTCATCTCCCTGCGCCTGGTGCTGCCGGCGCTAGCGGGCTGCACCGGCGCGGACGGTGACCTGGCGCTGATGGTGAAGCCGCAGTTCGAGGTGGGCAAGGAGCGGGTCGGCGCGGGCGGGGTGGTCCGCGACCCGGCGCTGCGGGCCGAGGCGGTGCTGGACGTGGCGGCCGCCGCCGCGCAGCTCGGGCTGGGGCTCGCCGACGTGGCCGCCAGCCCGCTGCCCGGGCCGAGCGGCAACGTCGAGTTCTTCGTATGGTTACGCCGGGACGCACCACCGGCCGACCCGGAGCGGGTGCGGGCCGTGGTGGCGGCCGGGCCGGGCGGTCCGGCGGCGTCCGGCGACGTGCCGGACGCGGCGACGGAGGAGGTGGCCGGGTGA
- a CDS encoding phasin family protein, protein MQDAWRAYLELAMGLTEAPRKKAQDAVRRLVGSGGATAAQLQGLAEELLSTGAANREALTKLVRFEVDRALGAVGLATADEVAELTRRVHELERQVREAKGGPSGPVPQAPAPAPATEAPGGPTPDAEAPGAAEPAVPTKAVAKKAVAKKAVAKKAVAKKAVAKKAVVKKPPATVTPAQDEAGQAEPARPVKKAPPRKQQPGGAE, encoded by the coding sequence ATGCAGGACGCGTGGCGCGCCTACCTCGAGCTGGCCATGGGCCTGACGGAGGCGCCCCGGAAGAAGGCCCAGGACGCCGTCCGTCGGCTCGTCGGCTCCGGCGGGGCGACCGCCGCCCAACTCCAGGGCCTCGCCGAGGAACTGCTCTCCACCGGCGCCGCCAACCGGGAGGCGCTGACCAAGCTGGTCCGCTTCGAGGTCGACCGCGCGCTCGGCGCGGTGGGCCTGGCCACCGCCGACGAGGTCGCCGAGCTGACCCGCCGGGTACACGAGCTGGAGCGCCAGGTGCGCGAGGCCAAGGGCGGCCCGTCCGGCCCCGTACCGCAGGCACCCGCCCCGGCCCCGGCCACCGAGGCGCCGGGCGGGCCGACGCCGGACGCCGAGGCGCCGGGTGCGGCGGAACCGGCCGTGCCGACCAAGGCCGTCGCGAAGAAGGCGGTCGCGAAGAAGGCGGTCGCGAAGAAGGCGGTCGCGAAGAAGGCGGTCGCGAAGAAGGCCGTGGTCAAGAAGCCGCCGGCCACCGTCACCCCGGCCCAGGATGAGGCCGGCCAGGCCGAGCCGGCCCGGCCGGTGAAGAAGGCGCCGCCGCGCAAGCAACAGCCGGGCGGTGCCGAGTGA
- a CDS encoding SCP2 sterol-binding domain-containing protein produces the protein MASVDECRQALQDLADRLDRNAETVRERVDLDRTLACRITDLDTAFHGRIADGRLVEMTDGDDPKAKIALSTSSDDLVALVRGELDVTRAVASRRVSIKASPFDLMKLRKLL, from the coding sequence GTGGCCAGCGTGGACGAGTGCCGACAGGCGTTGCAGGACCTGGCCGACCGGCTGGACCGCAACGCGGAGACGGTGCGGGAACGGGTCGACCTGGACCGCACGCTGGCCTGCCGGATCACCGACCTGGACACCGCCTTCCACGGGCGGATCGCCGACGGCCGGCTGGTCGAGATGACCGACGGCGACGACCCGAAAGCCAAGATCGCGTTGAGCACCAGCAGCGACGACCTGGTCGCCCTGGTCCGCGGCGAACTGGACGTGACCCGCGCCGTGGCGTCCCGCCGGGTGTCGATCAAGGCGAGCCCGTTCGACCTGATGAAGCTGCGCAAGCTGCTCTGA
- a CDS encoding HAD-IIA family hydrolase, whose translation MIDGERLVDGYALVVFDLDGVIYLIDRPIPGAVEAVTRLHGEGRLVAYATNNASRRSSEVADLLTGMGVPAHPDEVLTSAAAAAELLRDRFPAGSPVLVVGAEALRAELRAAGLTPVGTAEEDPVAVVQGYGPQVGWVDLAEAAVAVRGGATWIATNTDRTLPSGRGPLPGNGALVAALRTALDRDPDVVVGKPEPALFGTAARRAGQGRTLVVGDRLDTDIEGARRAGLDSLLVLTGVSDVAELLAAPAERRPTYVSVDLTGLFDPAAVVRVPAPADAAGWSVADRDGALELSGAGRTLDALAALCAAAWSAPRPAPVRAASAEAGQALAALGLTG comes from the coding sequence GTGATCGACGGGGAGCGGCTGGTCGACGGGTACGCCCTGGTCGTCTTCGACCTGGACGGGGTGATCTACCTGATCGACCGGCCGATTCCCGGCGCGGTCGAGGCGGTCACCCGGCTGCACGGGGAGGGGCGGTTGGTGGCGTACGCCACCAACAACGCCTCGCGCCGGTCCAGCGAGGTGGCCGACCTGCTCACCGGCATGGGCGTGCCGGCCCACCCCGACGAGGTGCTGACCTCCGCGGCGGCCGCCGCCGAACTGCTGCGCGACCGGTTCCCGGCCGGCAGCCCGGTGCTGGTGGTCGGCGCCGAGGCGCTGCGCGCGGAACTGCGCGCGGCCGGCCTGACCCCGGTCGGCACGGCCGAGGAGGACCCGGTCGCGGTCGTGCAGGGGTACGGCCCGCAGGTCGGCTGGGTGGACCTGGCCGAGGCGGCGGTGGCCGTCCGGGGCGGGGCCACCTGGATCGCCACCAACACCGACCGGACCCTGCCCAGCGGGCGGGGCCCGCTGCCGGGCAACGGGGCGCTGGTCGCCGCGCTGCGCACCGCGCTCGACCGGGACCCGGACGTGGTGGTCGGCAAGCCGGAACCGGCGCTGTTCGGCACCGCGGCCCGCCGCGCCGGCCAGGGCCGGACCCTGGTGGTGGGCGACCGGCTGGACACCGACATCGAGGGGGCCCGGCGGGCCGGCCTGGACAGCCTGCTGGTGCTGACCGGGGTCAGCGACGTGGCCGAGCTGCTCGCCGCCCCGGCCGAGCGCCGGCCCACGTACGTCTCGGTGGACCTGACGGGGCTCTTCGACCCGGCGGCCGTGGTGCGGGTGCCCGCCCCGGCGGACGCCGCCGGTTGGTCGGTGGCGGACCGCGACGGGGCGCTGGAGCTGTCCGGCGCGGGCCGGACGCTGGACGCGTTGGCGGCGCTCTGCGCGGCCGCCTGGTCCGCGCCGCGGCCGGCGCCGGTGCGCGCCGCGTCGGCGGAGGCGGGCCAGGCCCTGGCGGCGCTCGGCCTGACCGGCTGA
- a CDS encoding tetratricopeptide repeat protein, whose amino-acid sequence MAKPVAETVARHLVATGQLIDEDPAEALAHALAARRLASRIAAVREAVGLAAYHAGEWQTAIAELRTYHRMTGLQSHLAVLADCERALGRPERAIDLFRGADREKLDQATAIELLIVAAGARGDLGQKDAAVAMLQVRELTSEATESWAARLRYAYADALLAVGRREEAREWFSRAADVDTEGETDAAERLLELDGVLIEGDEEDEESAEEIAAGPGTPGAVPARPDADLTGDAGGTHDADTSPDQRDAADAASPDQGDADAGPDQGDAETGAERRDAADDRADVDAAEWRDEPQAAEVPTDDLADDELTEAEAQSVASAGDAPAGDVTATFRAAGEEPGSATAAPTGATPADEPESDRR is encoded by the coding sequence CTGGCGAAGCCGGTCGCGGAGACGGTCGCGCGGCACCTGGTCGCCACGGGTCAGCTGATCGACGAGGACCCGGCCGAGGCGCTCGCGCACGCGCTGGCCGCTCGGCGGCTGGCGTCCCGCATCGCCGCCGTCCGCGAGGCGGTGGGCCTTGCCGCGTACCACGCGGGCGAGTGGCAGACGGCGATCGCCGAGCTGCGCACGTACCACCGGATGACCGGGCTGCAGAGCCACCTGGCGGTGCTCGCGGACTGTGAGCGGGCCCTGGGCCGGCCGGAGCGGGCGATCGACCTGTTCCGTGGCGCGGACCGGGAGAAGCTGGACCAGGCCACCGCCATCGAGCTGCTGATCGTGGCCGCCGGGGCCCGGGGTGACCTGGGCCAGAAGGACGCGGCGGTGGCGATGCTCCAGGTCCGCGAGCTGACCAGTGAGGCGACCGAGTCGTGGGCGGCCCGGCTGCGGTACGCGTACGCGGACGCCCTGCTGGCGGTCGGGCGGCGCGAGGAGGCCCGGGAGTGGTTCTCCCGGGCCGCCGACGTGGACACCGAGGGCGAGACCGACGCCGCGGAGCGGCTGCTCGAACTCGACGGCGTGCTGATCGAGGGCGACGAGGAGGACGAGGAGTCGGCGGAGGAGATCGCCGCCGGCCCGGGTACCCCCGGCGCGGTGCCGGCCCGACCGGACGCGGACCTCACCGGCGACGCCGGCGGTACGCACGACGCGGACACCAGCCCCGACCAGCGTGACGCGGCCGACGCGGCCAGCCCGGACCAGGGTGACGCGGACGCCGGCCCGGACCAGGGTGACGCGGAGACCGGCGCCGAGCGGCGCGACGCGGCCGACGACCGGGCGGACGTCGATGCCGCCGAGTGGCGGGACGAACCGCAGGCCGCCGAGGTGCCGACGGACGACCTGGCCGACGACGAGCTGACCGAGGCCGAGGCGCAGTCGGTGGCCAGCGCCGGCGACGCGCCGGCCGGGGACGTCACCGCGACGTTCCGGGCGGCCGGCGAGGAGCCCGGATCGGCGACGGCCGCCCCGACCGGCGCGACCCCGGCGGACGAGCCGGAGTCGGACCGGCGGTGA